Proteins encoded together in one Agromyces sp. 3263 window:
- a CDS encoding NAD(P)/FAD-dependent oxidoreductase, producing MTDVDAVVVGAGPNGLAAAVTLARSGLSVQVFERNPTIGGGARTSELTLPGFRHDVCSAVHPMALASRFFREFQLARRIELRLPPVSYGHPLDGGRAGLAYLDLDRTAEGLGRDGAAYRRLMAPLVARADDVAGFTGSNLLGVPAHPVTAVRFGLRALEQGSPLWNARFAEDVAPAMLTGVAAHTILPMPGVAPAGAGLALGTYAHARGWPIPVGGSQAIVDALAADLLAHGGRITTNAEVTALDELPSARAILADVTPRALLRIAGRSVPGAYARALRRFRYGNGVAKVDFALSGPVPWADPGLAGAGTVHVGGTRAQIARAEHDVALGRHSPSPYVLVSQPSIVDDSRAPAGRHVLWTYTHVPRGSTLDQREAITRQIERFAPGFRDLVLAASSRTAEDIERYDPNYVLGDIASGTPSIGQLLRRPVCSPDPWRTPVPGVYLASASTPPGPGVTGMNGWYAALSALRHEFGVRALPNLSTG from the coding sequence GTGACCGACGTGGACGCGGTCGTCGTCGGAGCCGGGCCGAACGGACTCGCCGCGGCGGTCACGCTCGCGAGGTCGGGACTCTCGGTGCAGGTCTTCGAACGCAACCCGACGATCGGCGGCGGCGCGCGCACGTCCGAGCTCACGCTGCCCGGATTCCGGCACGACGTCTGCTCGGCGGTGCATCCGATGGCCCTCGCATCGCGATTCTTCCGCGAGTTCCAGCTCGCGCGGCGCATCGAGCTGCGGTTGCCGCCGGTCTCGTACGGGCATCCGCTCGACGGCGGCCGGGCCGGGCTCGCCTACCTCGACCTCGACCGGACCGCGGAGGGACTCGGCCGGGACGGCGCGGCGTACCGCCGCCTGATGGCGCCGCTCGTGGCACGCGCCGACGACGTCGCCGGCTTCACGGGCAGCAACCTGCTCGGGGTGCCCGCGCATCCGGTGACCGCGGTACGGTTCGGCCTCCGGGCACTGGAGCAGGGCTCGCCCCTGTGGAACGCCCGCTTCGCGGAGGACGTCGCACCGGCGATGCTCACCGGGGTCGCGGCCCACACCATCTTGCCGATGCCGGGGGTCGCGCCGGCCGGTGCCGGTCTCGCGCTCGGCACCTACGCCCACGCCCGAGGCTGGCCGATCCCGGTCGGCGGCAGCCAGGCCATCGTGGACGCGCTCGCCGCCGACCTGCTGGCGCACGGCGGCCGGATCACCACGAACGCCGAGGTGACGGCGCTCGACGAACTGCCGTCGGCGCGCGCCATCCTGGCGGACGTGACCCCGCGAGCACTCCTCCGAATCGCCGGGCGCAGCGTGCCAGGCGCCTACGCCCGGGCTCTGCGCCGCTTCCGCTACGGCAACGGCGTCGCGAAGGTGGACTTCGCCCTCTCGGGGCCCGTCCCGTGGGCCGACCCCGGCCTCGCCGGAGCGGGCACCGTGCACGTCGGCGGCACCCGGGCGCAGATCGCGCGCGCCGAACACGACGTGGCGCTCGGACGGCACAGCCCATCGCCGTACGTGCTCGTCTCGCAGCCCTCCATCGTCGACGACTCGCGCGCCCCGGCGGGGCGGCACGTGCTGTGGACGTACACCCACGTGCCGCGCGGCTCGACGCTCGACCAGCGGGAGGCGATCACGCGGCAGATCGAGCGGTTCGCCCCCGGATTCCGCGACCTCGTGCTAGCGGCATCCAGTCGCACCGCGGAGGACATCGAGCGGTACGACCCCAACTACGTCCTCGGCGACATCGCCTCGGGCACGCCGTCGATCGGGCAACTGCTGCGCCGACCGGTGTGCTCGCCCGACCCATGGCGCACGCCTGTTCCCGGCGTGTACCTGGCGTCGGCCTCGACGCCGCCGGGCCCCGGCGTGACCGGGATGAACGGGTGGTACGCCGCGCTGAGCGCGCTGCGGCACGAGTTCGGCGTGCGCGCGTTGCCGAACCTGTCGACCGGATGA
- a CDS encoding SRPBCC family protein, whose product MSRNVRAMRCSPEAVFEVLADGWLYPGWVVGASRMRAVDGDWPAERSELHHSVGVWPLLIDDDTVSLEWDPPRRAVVRAKGWPIGEARVTIDVREGSRGCIVRIQEEPVEGPGSWIPRFLTDPMLYVRNRETLQRLAFLAEGREGASRRRSG is encoded by the coding sequence GTGTCTCGCAACGTTCGCGCCATGCGGTGCTCGCCCGAGGCGGTGTTCGAGGTCCTCGCCGACGGATGGCTCTACCCGGGCTGGGTCGTGGGCGCGTCGCGGATGCGTGCGGTGGACGGGGACTGGCCGGCCGAGCGCAGCGAGCTCCACCACTCGGTCGGCGTGTGGCCGCTGCTCATCGACGACGACACCGTGAGCCTCGAGTGGGATCCGCCGCGCCGCGCCGTCGTGCGCGCCAAGGGGTGGCCCATCGGGGAGGCTCGCGTGACGATCGACGTGCGAGAGGGGTCGCGCGGATGCATCGTCCGGATCCAGGAGGAGCCGGTCGAGGGTCCGGGCAGCTGGATCCCGCGGTTCCTCACCGATCCCATGCTCTACGTCCGCAATCGGGAGACCCTGCAGCGGCTGGCGTTCCTCGCCGAGGGGCGCGAGGGCGCGTCCAGGAGGCGCAGCGGGTGA
- a CDS encoding SDR family oxidoreductase has protein sequence MNQPAQQQEPPGSEQDMTPKPDHGEESYRGSGRLEGKVAVITGADSGIGKAVAIAYAREGADVLVSYLDEHEDAAETCRYVEEAGRRAVSISGDLADPAHCREVIAKAVSEFGRIDVLVSNAAFQMDHPTLEEIPDEEWDRTIAVNLSAFFHLVKAALPHLGEGASIIGSSSVNSDMPSPSLIPYAATKAGIANMTASLAQLLAERGIRANSVAPGPVWTPLIPSTMPPEKVESFGQQVPMKRPAQPAELAPVYVLLASDEASYVSGARIAVTGGKPIL, from the coding sequence ATGAACCAGCCGGCACAGCAGCAGGAGCCTCCGGGCTCCGAGCAGGACATGACCCCGAAGCCCGACCACGGCGAGGAGAGTTACCGGGGATCCGGGCGGCTCGAGGGAAAGGTCGCGGTCATCACCGGCGCCGACAGCGGCATCGGCAAGGCCGTGGCGATCGCCTATGCGCGCGAGGGAGCCGACGTGCTCGTGAGCTACCTCGACGAGCACGAGGATGCCGCGGAGACCTGCCGCTACGTCGAGGAGGCCGGGCGCCGCGCCGTGTCGATCTCGGGCGACCTCGCCGACCCCGCCCACTGCCGCGAGGTCATCGCGAAGGCGGTCTCGGAGTTCGGCCGCATCGACGTGCTCGTCAGCAACGCCGCGTTCCAGATGGACCACCCCACGCTCGAGGAGATCCCCGACGAGGAATGGGATCGCACCATCGCGGTCAACCTGAGCGCGTTCTTCCACCTCGTCAAGGCGGCACTGCCGCACCTGGGCGAGGGCGCCTCGATCATCGGCTCCTCCTCGGTGAACTCCGACATGCCGTCGCCGTCGCTGATCCCCTACGCCGCGACGAAAGCCGGCATCGCGAACATGACCGCGTCCCTGGCCCAGCTGCTCGCCGAGCGGGGCATCCGGGCCAACAGTGTCGCACCGGGACCGGTGTGGACGCCGCTCATCCCGTCGACGATGCCGCCCGAGAAGGTGGAGAGCTTCGGACAGCAGGTCCCGATGAAGCGCCCGGCGCAGCCCGCCGAGCTCGCGCCGGTCTACGTGCTGCTCGCCTCCGATGAGGCCAGCTACGTGTCGGGCGCCCGCATCGCCGTCACCGGAGGGAAGCCGATCCTCTGA
- a CDS encoding DUF6766 family protein, with product MSVRIRQHSLSIFFAVLFVLALIGQSIAGLISFNEEQLAHGAAAVTWLDFVTSSEFVVDVAENWQSEYLQFFLFIFATIWLVQAGSPESKEVGHEGIGSDEEQKVGRYAEPESPSWAKATGWRQTVYSNSLLITMGAIFVLSWLAQGIAGHTVFNAEQAEHGQDLLTFGEYLLSADFWNRTLQNWQSEFLAVGSMVALSIVLRQRGSSESKPVGTPHHEGAVSAE from the coding sequence ATCAGCGTGCGCATCCGGCAGCATTCGCTCAGCATCTTCTTCGCCGTGCTCTTCGTGCTCGCGCTCATCGGCCAGTCGATCGCCGGGCTGATCTCGTTCAACGAGGAGCAGCTCGCGCACGGCGCCGCGGCCGTGACGTGGCTCGACTTCGTGACGTCGTCGGAGTTCGTCGTCGACGTGGCCGAGAACTGGCAGTCCGAGTACCTGCAGTTCTTCCTCTTCATCTTCGCGACGATCTGGCTCGTGCAGGCCGGGTCGCCGGAATCGAAGGAGGTCGGGCACGAGGGCATCGGCAGCGACGAGGAGCAGAAGGTGGGTCGGTACGCCGAGCCCGAGTCGCCGTCCTGGGCGAAGGCGACGGGCTGGCGGCAGACGGTGTACAGCAACTCGCTCCTCATCACCATGGGCGCGATCTTCGTGCTGTCGTGGCTCGCGCAGGGCATCGCCGGCCACACCGTGTTCAACGCCGAGCAGGCGGAGCACGGGCAGGACCTCCTCACCTTCGGGGAGTACCTCCTCTCCGCCGACTTCTGGAACCGGACGCTGCAGAACTGGCAGTCCGAGTTCCTCGCGGTGGGCAGCATGGTGGCCCTGTCGATCGTGCTGCGGCAGCGTGGCAGCTCCGAGTCCAAGCCGGTCGGCACCCCGCACCACGAGGGAGCGGTGAGCGCCGAATAG
- a CDS encoding NAD(P)/FAD-dependent oxidoreductase: protein MPKILIVGGGYAGFYTAWKLEKWLRPGEAEVTIVDPLPYMTYQPFLPEVAAGSIEPRHAVVAQRRHLKKTNVVTAKVTHVDHASKTATITPEVGEPWEFEYDVIVVTGGAVSRTFPIPGIAENAVGLKSIEEAVFIRDRVLDNFDKASTLPPGPERERLLTFVVVGGGFAGIEVFAELRSFASSLLEYYPQITFDETHFHLIEAMGRIMPEVSLETSHWVIKHLAQRGAEIHLDTQLTSAVDGKIELSTGETFETDLIVWTAGVMANPAIVRSSDLPVEERGRVQTRADLRVGDEDDFVPDAWAAGDIAAVPDLSGGGVGGYCVPNAQHAVRQGKLLAKNIVAVLRGEEPKEYFHKNLGAVAGLGVGQGVFQSGKLAIKGLLAWFAHRGYHGLAMPSWERKFRVFWGWWNNFWLGRDIVGLPALQQPRAQFELFAARPKPAASAPAPAPVAASSAAAPKAVKAKAKPAEAKPAEAKAAETTSSDAKADAAEPVAAK, encoded by the coding sequence GTGCCCAAGATTCTCATCGTCGGCGGTGGTTATGCGGGGTTCTACACGGCGTGGAAGCTCGAGAAGTGGCTGCGGCCCGGCGAGGCCGAGGTCACGATCGTCGACCCGCTGCCGTACATGACCTACCAGCCGTTCCTCCCCGAGGTCGCGGCCGGCTCCATCGAGCCCCGTCACGCGGTGGTCGCGCAGCGCCGCCACCTCAAGAAGACCAACGTGGTCACCGCGAAGGTCACCCACGTCGACCACGCGTCGAAGACGGCGACGATCACGCCCGAGGTCGGTGAGCCGTGGGAGTTCGAGTACGACGTCATCGTCGTCACCGGCGGCGCCGTCTCGCGCACCTTCCCGATCCCCGGCATCGCCGAGAACGCGGTCGGCCTGAAGTCGATCGAAGAGGCCGTGTTCATCCGCGACCGGGTGCTCGACAACTTCGACAAGGCGTCGACGCTCCCGCCGGGTCCCGAGCGCGAGCGCCTGCTCACGTTCGTCGTCGTCGGCGGCGGATTCGCCGGCATCGAGGTCTTCGCCGAGCTGCGCTCGTTCGCCAGCTCGCTGCTCGAGTACTACCCCCAGATCACCTTCGACGAGACGCACTTCCACCTCATCGAGGCGATGGGCCGCATCATGCCCGAGGTGTCCCTCGAGACGAGCCACTGGGTCATCAAGCACCTCGCCCAGCGCGGCGCCGAGATCCACCTCGACACGCAGCTCACGAGCGCGGTCGACGGCAAGATCGAGCTCTCGACGGGCGAGACCTTCGAGACCGACCTGATCGTGTGGACGGCCGGCGTCATGGCGAACCCGGCCATCGTGCGCTCGAGCGACCTCCCCGTCGAGGAGCGCGGCCGCGTGCAGACCCGTGCCGACCTCCGCGTGGGCGACGAGGACGACTTCGTGCCCGACGCGTGGGCTGCCGGCGACATCGCCGCGGTCCCCGACCTCTCGGGCGGCGGCGTGGGCGGCTACTGCGTGCCCAACGCGCAGCACGCGGTGCGACAGGGCAAGCTCCTCGCGAAGAACATCGTGGCGGTGCTGCGCGGCGAGGAGCCGAAGGAGTACTTCCACAAGAACCTCGGCGCCGTCGCCGGCCTCGGCGTCGGCCAGGGCGTGTTCCAGTCGGGCAAGCTCGCGATCAAGGGCCTGCTCGCCTGGTTCGCACACCGCGGCTACCACGGCCTCGCCATGCCGAGCTGGGAGCGCAAGTTCCGCGTCTTCTGGGGCTGGTGGAACAACTTCTGGCTCGGCCGCGACATCGTCGGCCTTCCCGCACTGCAGCAGCCGCGCGCCCAGTTCGAGCTGTTCGCCGCGCGTCCGAAGCCCGCGGCCTCGGCGCCCGCGCCCGCGCCGGTCGCGGCATCCAGTGCCGCAGCGCCGAAGGCCGTGAAGGCCAAGGCCAAGCCTGCCGAGGCCAAGCCGGCCGAGGCGAAGGCGGCCGAGACCACGTCCTCGGACGCCAAGGCCGACGCGGCCGAGCCCGTCGCCGCCAAGTAG
- a CDS encoding S8 family serine peptidase yields MTARARRPFAVVAKAAAAAAAATVLALAGAAPAHADTVRDLEYWLTDYGFTTAWNSSQGEGVTVAIIDTGVSGDVAELRGAVVGGTDVSGLGTPDGQTPVGDDPDHGTLVASLLAGRGTGEGNGVIGVAPKADLLSASVAFGQDTGAVKSNDDQIAEAVRWAVDNGADVINMSLTRNTRDWPESWDDAFTYAFENDVVVVAAAGNRGSGTSEVGAPATIPGVLTVAGVDRDKNASFDASSQGITIAVAAPSEDLVGALPDGSYVQWDGTSAAAPIVSGLVALIRSEYPDLDAANVIERLIRTADRHGQENVPSPLYGWGIIDPVEALTADVPEVDSSPLGSLAEWITIHRRADAPTTAPDSEEQVIVPIADPPPPRSDGAQTLLPTAWTLAYITVPLSLVAGFGTLAALLGIGATRHSRRTVRNREQ; encoded by the coding sequence GTGACCGCACGGGCTCGCCGCCCGTTCGCCGTCGTCGCGAAGGCCGCCGCGGCCGCCGCGGCGGCCACCGTCCTCGCGCTCGCGGGCGCGGCACCGGCCCACGCCGACACGGTGCGCGACCTCGAGTACTGGCTCACCGACTACGGCTTCACGACGGCGTGGAACAGCTCGCAGGGCGAGGGCGTGACCGTCGCGATCATCGACACCGGGGTGAGCGGCGACGTCGCCGAGCTGCGCGGTGCCGTCGTCGGCGGCACGGATGTCTCGGGCCTCGGCACGCCCGACGGGCAGACGCCCGTCGGTGACGACCCCGACCACGGCACCCTGGTCGCGTCCCTCCTCGCGGGTCGCGGCACCGGCGAGGGCAACGGCGTCATCGGCGTCGCTCCGAAGGCCGACCTGCTCTCGGCGTCTGTCGCGTTCGGGCAGGACACGGGTGCGGTGAAGTCGAACGACGACCAGATCGCCGAGGCGGTGCGGTGGGCGGTCGACAACGGCGCCGACGTCATCAACATGTCGCTGACGCGGAACACCCGCGACTGGCCCGAGAGCTGGGACGACGCGTTCACGTACGCGTTCGAGAACGACGTCGTGGTCGTCGCGGCGGCCGGCAACCGGGGGAGCGGCACGAGCGAGGTCGGCGCACCCGCCACGATCCCCGGCGTGCTCACCGTGGCGGGCGTCGACCGCGACAAGAACGCGAGCTTCGACGCCAGCTCGCAGGGCATCACGATCGCGGTGGCGGCCCCGAGCGAGGACCTCGTCGGCGCCCTGCCCGACGGCAGCTACGTGCAGTGGGACGGCACGAGCGCCGCGGCGCCGATCGTCTCGGGCCTGGTGGCCCTCATCCGCAGCGAGTACCCCGACCTCGACGCCGCGAACGTCATCGAACGACTCATTCGCACGGCCGATCGGCACGGGCAGGAGAACGTGCCCAGCCCGCTCTACGGTTGGGGCATCATCGACCCGGTCGAGGCGCTCACCGCGGACGTGCCCGAGGTCGACTCGAGCCCCCTCGGGAGCCTTGCGGAATGGATCACCATCCACCGGCGAGCGGATGCCCCGACCACCGCGCCCGACAGTGAGGAGCAGGTGATCGTGCCGATCGCCGATCCGCCCCCGCCGAGGTCGGACGGCGCGCAGACCCTCCTGCCCACGGCGTGGACGCTGGCGTATATCACGGTGCCGCTCTCGTTGGTCGCGGGGTTTGGTACGCTAGCAGCGCTGTTGGGCATCGGCGCCACTCGGCATTCCAGGCGGACTGTCCGCAATCGCGAGCAGTGA
- a CDS encoding DUF501 domain-containing protein translates to MTRPPFEPVSERDIRIVSAQLGRPARDVVGIPARCACGAPTVVATAPRLSDGTPFPTLYYLTHPAATAAMSFLEAGQLMVECSELLASDDEVRAAYERAHRDYLADRESIGVVAEIAGISAGGMPTRVKCLHALAAHSLSAGPGANPMGDLALERSPWSPSVCQCPDYGVDLPDPADPADDETGGRP, encoded by the coding sequence ATGACCCGCCCGCCCTTCGAGCCCGTGAGCGAGCGCGACATCCGCATCGTGTCGGCGCAACTCGGGCGGCCCGCGCGCGACGTCGTCGGCATCCCGGCGCGCTGCGCGTGCGGGGCTCCGACCGTGGTCGCGACCGCACCGCGCCTGTCCGACGGCACGCCGTTCCCGACCCTGTACTACCTGACGCATCCCGCGGCGACCGCGGCGATGTCGTTCCTGGAGGCCGGGCAGCTCATGGTCGAGTGCTCCGAGCTGCTCGCCTCCGACGACGAGGTGCGCGCCGCCTACGAGCGCGCCCACCGCGACTACCTTGCCGACCGCGAGTCCATCGGGGTGGTCGCGGAGATCGCGGGCATCTCCGCGGGCGGCATGCCGACGCGGGTGAAGTGCCTGCACGCGCTGGCCGCGCATTCGCTCTCGGCGGGGCCGGGCGCGAACCCGATGGGTGATCTCGCGCTCGAGCGCTCGCCGTGGTCGCCGAGCGTCTGCCAGTGCCCCGACTACGGCGTGGACCTGCCCGACCCGGCCGACCCCGCCGACGACGAGACCGGCGGTCGTCCGTGA
- a CDS encoding septum formation initiator family protein → MHPDAPRPPRSSGVPRRPANAEALSSPRPKASGAGGATAKPGSSSAGKTGKTGTTRKTGKASGAGGAKTPAAKAAGTKATAAKTPASKSAPKSSTTKPPRARTRRGASAGSGGAGGAAGADRAGWLSGIRFSGFSVIMMGVLVLAVVVLAPTIAAFAQQRQQIAELRASVSQQEDEVQRLRDERERWNDETFIMTQARERLYYVMPGEVSYLVIDDRTEAAKADAAAEVSADVTESKGDWMRTLLDSVMTAGLAPTSTDAPAPAEGGAR, encoded by the coding sequence ATGCATCCGGATGCTCCGCGCCCTCCGCGCTCGTCGGGCGTGCCGCGTCGGCCGGCCAACGCCGAGGCGCTGTCGTCGCCGCGCCCGAAGGCGAGCGGCGCCGGGGGCGCGACGGCCAAGCCGGGATCGTCCTCGGCCGGCAAGACCGGCAAGACCGGCACGACCCGCAAGACCGGCAAGGCCAGCGGCGCCGGCGGCGCGAAGACTCCCGCGGCCAAGGCCGCAGGCACGAAGGCCACCGCCGCGAAGACGCCCGCCTCGAAGTCCGCGCCGAAGTCGAGCACCACGAAGCCGCCGCGCGCACGCACCCGGCGCGGGGCCTCCGCCGGCTCGGGCGGTGCCGGTGGAGCGGCCGGCGCCGACCGCGCAGGCTGGCTCAGCGGCATCCGATTCTCAGGCTTCTCCGTCATCATGATGGGAGTGCTCGTGCTCGCCGTGGTCGTGCTGGCGCCGACCATCGCGGCGTTCGCGCAGCAGCGGCAGCAGATCGCCGAGTTGCGGGCCTCGGTCTCCCAGCAGGAGGACGAGGTGCAGCGGCTGCGGGATGAGCGCGAACGCTGGAACGACGAGACGTTCATCATGACCCAGGCACGCGAGCGGTTGTACTACGTGATGCCCGGCGAGGTGAGCTACCTCGTCATCGACGACCGGACCGAGGCGGCCAAGGCGGATGCCGCCGCAGAGGTCTCGGCAGATGTGACCGAATCGAAGGGCGACTGGATGCGCACGCTGCTCGACTCCGTGATGACGGCGGGACTCGCCCCGACGTCGACGGATGCCCCGGCGCCCGCCGAGGGAGGCGCGCGATGA
- the eno gene encoding phosphopyruvate hydratase, which translates to MAFIEAVGAREILDSRGNPTVEVEVLLDDGSLARAAVPSGASTGAFEAYELRDGDSDRYLGKGVQKAVDAVLDDLGPAVEDLDAADQRLVDAALIEADGTDNKSRLGANAILGVSLAVAKAAADSADLPLFRYLGGPNAHVLPVPMMNIINGGAHADTGVDIQEFMVLPIGAPTYSEGLRWGVETYHALKSLLKSKGLSTGLGDEGGFAPDFASNRDALDFIAEAIGKAGFTLGTDIALGLDVAATEFFENGVYRFEGKDRTSAEMSAYYGELAAAYPLISIEDPLAEDDWEGWAALTEQLGSKLQLVGDDLFVTNPKRLADGIAKRAGNSILVKVNQIGTLTETLDAVKLAQRAGYTAVLSHRSGETEDTTIADLAVATDCGQIKTGAPARSERVAKYNQLLRIEEELGEAAVYAGRSAFPRFTA; encoded by the coding sequence GTGGCATTCATCGAAGCTGTAGGCGCCCGCGAGATTCTCGACTCGCGCGGCAACCCGACCGTCGAGGTCGAGGTGCTGCTCGACGACGGCTCGCTGGCCCGTGCGGCGGTGCCCTCGGGCGCGTCGACCGGCGCCTTCGAGGCGTACGAGCTGCGCGACGGCGACAGCGACCGCTACCTCGGCAAGGGCGTGCAGAAGGCCGTCGACGCCGTGCTCGACGACCTCGGCCCCGCCGTCGAAGACCTCGACGCCGCCGACCAGCGCCTCGTCGACGCCGCCCTCATCGAGGCCGACGGCACCGACAACAAGAGCCGCCTCGGCGCCAACGCCATCCTCGGCGTGAGCCTCGCGGTCGCCAAGGCCGCCGCCGACTCGGCCGACCTCCCGCTGTTCCGCTACCTCGGCGGCCCGAACGCGCACGTGCTGCCCGTGCCGATGATGAACATCATCAACGGGGGCGCGCACGCCGACACCGGCGTCGACATCCAGGAGTTCATGGTGCTGCCGATCGGCGCGCCCACCTACTCCGAGGGCCTCCGCTGGGGCGTCGAGACCTACCACGCGCTGAAGAGCCTGCTGAAGTCGAAGGGCCTGTCCACCGGCCTCGGCGACGAGGGCGGCTTCGCGCCCGACTTCGCGTCGAACCGCGACGCGCTCGACTTCATCGCCGAGGCGATCGGCAAGGCGGGCTTCACGCTCGGCACCGACATCGCGCTCGGCCTGGATGTCGCGGCCACCGAGTTCTTCGAGAACGGCGTCTACCGCTTCGAGGGCAAGGACCGCACGTCGGCAGAGATGAGCGCGTACTACGGCGAGCTCGCCGCCGCCTACCCACTCATCTCCATCGAAGACCCGCTCGCCGAGGACGACTGGGAGGGCTGGGCGGCGCTCACCGAGCAGCTGGGCTCGAAGCTGCAGCTCGTCGGCGACGACCTGTTCGTCACCAACCCGAAGCGCCTCGCCGACGGCATCGCCAAGCGCGCCGGCAACTCGATCCTCGTCAAGGTCAACCAGATCGGCACGCTGACCGAGACGCTCGACGCCGTGAAGCTCGCGCAGCGCGCCGGCTACACCGCGGTGCTCTCCCACCGCTCGGGCGAGACCGAGGACACGACCATCGCCGACCTCGCGGTGGCGACCGATTGCGGCCAGATCAAGACGGGCGCGCCCGCCCGGTCGGAGCGCGTCGCGAAGTACAATCAGCTCCTGAGGATCGAAGAAGAGCTCGGCGAGGCCGCGGTGTACGCGGGTCGCTCCGCGTTCCCCCGATTCACGGCCTGA
- a CDS encoding DUF559 domain-containing protein, whose protein sequence is MTRRTPLPVHIRGSAFLVRETEFHEATPGRLRASDLQRPFTGVRSVGLDLGEVIDRCRAFSPLLRPGEAFSHATAAELLGLPLPSSTRRGGASGELRALHVIAPPGTCPTRTRGAVGHRSDRPVPVIIQHGLPIVDPPLLWCQLAADLSREDLVAVGDALVTGPRRGGIRRAAHSTPTELSTAVDAWGARRGSRRLRWALPRVRIGAESRPESHTRLLVIAAGLPEPVINQPIAVAEMGVIHPDLAYPEWRIALEYEGDGHRTDRRAWQADIRRHRALAAAGWTVIRVTADDVFADSEQFIARIRQHIALAGG, encoded by the coding sequence ATGACCCGCCGCACCCCGCTCCCCGTCCACATCCGCGGCTCGGCGTTCCTCGTGCGCGAGACGGAGTTCCACGAGGCGACGCCGGGCCGGCTCCGCGCCTCGGACCTGCAGCGGCCGTTCACGGGCGTGAGGTCGGTCGGTCTCGACCTCGGCGAGGTCATCGATCGCTGTCGTGCCTTCTCGCCGCTGCTCCGCCCCGGTGAAGCCTTCAGCCATGCCACCGCTGCCGAGTTGCTCGGACTTCCGCTTCCGTCGTCGACGCGTCGTGGAGGGGCGTCGGGGGAGCTCAGAGCTCTCCACGTCATCGCGCCCCCGGGAACGTGTCCGACCCGCACGCGCGGCGCTGTCGGCCACCGGAGCGATCGACCGGTGCCGGTCATCATCCAGCACGGACTCCCCATCGTCGACCCGCCACTGCTCTGGTGCCAGCTCGCCGCCGACCTGTCTCGCGAGGACCTCGTCGCGGTCGGCGATGCGCTGGTGACCGGCCCACGGCGGGGCGGGATCCGACGTGCGGCCCACTCGACGCCGACCGAGCTCTCGACGGCGGTTGACGCCTGGGGCGCGCGGCGTGGATCACGGCGTCTCCGGTGGGCGCTCCCGCGTGTCAGGATCGGCGCGGAGTCGCGTCCCGAGAGCCACACGAGGTTGCTCGTCATCGCCGCCGGCCTGCCCGAGCCCGTCATCAACCAGCCGATCGCGGTGGCGGAGATGGGGGTGATCCACCCCGATCTCGCCTACCCCGAGTGGAGGATCGCGCTCGAGTACGAGGGCGACGGGCATCGCACCGACCGGCGGGCCTGGCAGGCGGACATCCGACGGCATCGGGCGCTGGCCGCTGCGGGCTGGACCGTCATCCGCGTGACCGCCGACGACGTCTTCGCCGACAGCGAGCAGTTCATCGCCCGAATCCGGCAGCACATCGCACTCGCGGGAGGCTGA